In a genomic window of Nocardia fluminea:
- a CDS encoding lipase family protein — MKFSDFYQTPILRDGARPGDLVRTRPVFASQLAGAAGAWQIVYVTTGSRGQLLPASAIVLIPEATAEPGKTAILMYCPPFRGLAGVCAPSQLLATGTEPDTYAIEAALDRGWVVAIPDGQGLGVGTGPHTFLAARDGARAVLDLARAVYRGANLDLPVAPVVAWGYADGGRVAAAAGELQPWYAPEVDLRGVAAGAVISDLVAVAAVISEGPGAGLGLAGFIGLARAYDQLPLRHVLSEAGVQAVAEAQQLTGVELRERFPQPLAHWTKGADPWNDHWWRRVLALETLGHTKPPMPLHLYHGELDLVVPVRAGRRTLIAYRQRGTLVSWREYEADHRSTAHLAVSDVLARLGEDLTSQPATSPTPTQPESEHTSRP, encoded by the coding sequence GTGAAATTCAGCGACTTCTACCAAACACCGATCCTGCGCGACGGTGCACGACCCGGGGACCTCGTCCGCACCAGGCCCGTGTTCGCCTCCCAACTCGCCGGGGCAGCCGGAGCCTGGCAGATCGTCTACGTCACCACCGGTTCACGCGGGCAACTACTGCCCGCCTCGGCAATCGTGCTGATCCCCGAAGCCACCGCCGAGCCCGGCAAGACCGCGATCCTGATGTACTGCCCACCTTTTCGCGGACTCGCGGGAGTGTGCGCGCCCTCGCAACTGTTAGCGACCGGCACCGAACCCGACACCTACGCGATCGAAGCAGCGTTGGATCGAGGGTGGGTGGTGGCGATTCCCGATGGGCAAGGACTCGGCGTCGGCACCGGACCCCACACCTTCCTCGCCGCCCGCGACGGTGCCAGGGCGGTGCTCGACCTCGCACGGGCTGTGTATCGGGGTGCGAACCTCGATCTGCCGGTCGCTCCGGTCGTGGCGTGGGGATACGCCGATGGAGGTCGGGTTGCCGCCGCTGCGGGGGAGCTGCAGCCGTGGTACGCGCCCGAGGTGGATCTGCGCGGTGTCGCCGCCGGAGCCGTCATCTCCGACCTCGTGGCCGTGGCTGCGGTGATCAGCGAGGGTCCGGGCGCGGGCCTGGGGTTAGCCGGGTTCATCGGGCTCGCCCGTGCCTATGACCAGCTCCCGCTGCGTCATGTGCTCAGCGAGGCCGGGGTGCAAGCTGTCGCCGAGGCACAGCAGCTCACGGGTGTCGAACTGCGAGAACGGTTCCCGCAACCACTGGCGCATTGGACCAAAGGCGCGGACCCTTGGAACGATCATTGGTGGCGGCGGGTGTTGGCGCTGGAAACCCTTGGCCATACCAAGCCGCCGATGCCGCTGCACCTCTATCACGGTGAACTCGACCTCGTCGTGCCCGTGCGCGCTGGTCGGCGCACTCTCATCGCGTACCGGCAACGCGGCACGCTGGTTTCCTGGCGTGAGTACGAGGCCGATCACCGCTCCACCGCACACCTCGCGGTCAGCGATGTCCTGGCCAGGCTCGGCGAAGACCTCACGAGTCAGCCGGCGACCTCGCCCACCCCGACCCAGCCTGAGAGCGAGCACACGAGCCGCCCATGA
- a CDS encoding DUF1932 domain-containing protein has translation MIIGLLHPGNMGSAVGARLVAAGHTVLWHPVHRGSDTHRRAAAAGLTPCEDLAALLDRAETVLSICPSSAAIEVAESVSEHNYHGVYVDANAVSPQQMEHIAALLSGTGAVVVDAAIAGPPPRDGRSAKFFLSGPDEARGRFRDLLVDDAALMAEELGETPGTASALKMALISYQRPARLLAVLSYGLADHYGVTEALIAEAERTDIAILSDRSALSGVAARAWRWLPELHEVAISQDSAGLPTGFTDTATKLYELLAEYKDQWDIAPELVIERMIQR, from the coding sequence ATGATCATCGGCCTGCTTCATCCCGGCAACATGGGGTCTGCTGTCGGTGCGCGCCTGGTCGCCGCTGGCCACACTGTCCTGTGGCATCCGGTCCATCGCGGGAGCGACACTCACCGACGTGCCGCTGCCGCTGGTCTCACGCCATGCGAAGATCTGGCCGCTCTACTCGATCGCGCGGAAACGGTACTTTCCATTTGCCCTTCCTCCGCAGCGATCGAGGTCGCAGAATCGGTCTCGGAGCACAATTATCACGGTGTATATGTCGATGCCAACGCGGTCAGCCCACAACAGATGGAGCACATCGCCGCCCTGCTCAGTGGCACTGGTGCGGTTGTGGTCGACGCTGCAATTGCCGGGCCACCGCCACGTGATGGGCGGTCGGCGAAGTTCTTCCTGTCAGGCCCCGATGAGGCCCGGGGCCGCTTCCGCGACCTACTCGTCGACGACGCGGCCCTCATGGCCGAAGAACTCGGCGAAACCCCCGGCACCGCAAGCGCTCTCAAAATGGCTCTGATCTCCTACCAGCGGCCAGCCCGGCTTCTCGCCGTCCTCTCCTACGGTCTTGCCGACCACTATGGAGTCACCGAAGCGCTCATTGCCGAGGCAGAGCGCACCGACATTGCGATCCTGTCCGACCGCAGTGCCCTATCTGGTGTCGCTGCCAGAGCGTGGCGTTGGCTCCCGGAACTGCACGAAGTCGCGATCAGCCAGGACAGTGCCGGACTACCTACCGGCTTCACCGATACCGCCACGAAGCTCTACGAACTTCTCGCCGAATACAAGGATCAATGGGACATCGCGCCCGAGCTCGTCATCGAACGCATGATCCAGCGTTGA
- a CDS encoding MmyB family transcriptional regulator: MFNPPLLPGMPDFHDSVEYLRHNRNLSRESTAQKAGISSTHLNELIWQRKMPGSTVFDKLVWFFGLTPAQRWYLEELMLPSGHLLSTDELRRRLTDQGVQAHLDYLDQHEILGGYLDPLQTVLQGNEVLHRMMPGLDKADHNVIRWMLTPAARDCVYGWHGELLYLVRNLRTVLARYRDDPRAQELFQALRKDIAFRSAWDGTPMQVRYNWPRTTPMRLRVPGIRQPLAVNLEINEYGACSTVLIVHGLYSTAAIAC; encoded by the coding sequence ATGTTCAACCCGCCTCTGCTACCCGGGATGCCCGACTTCCACGACTCGGTGGAATACCTGCGCCACAACCGCAACCTATCCCGCGAATCCACCGCCCAAAAGGCTGGAATCAGCAGCACTCACCTCAACGAGCTCATCTGGCAACGCAAGATGCCCGGCTCCACCGTGTTCGACAAACTCGTCTGGTTTTTCGGCCTGACACCCGCACAACGGTGGTACTTGGAAGAGCTGATGCTGCCCTCCGGCCATCTCCTGTCCACCGATGAACTGCGCCGCCGCCTCACCGACCAGGGAGTCCAAGCCCACCTCGACTACCTCGACCAGCACGAGATCCTCGGCGGCTACCTCGACCCGCTCCAGACTGTCCTGCAGGGCAACGAGGTCCTGCACCGGATGATGCCCGGCCTGGACAAGGCCGACCACAACGTCATTCGCTGGATGCTCACCCCCGCCGCCCGCGACTGCGTCTACGGCTGGCACGGCGAACTGCTCTACCTCGTCCGTAACCTGCGCACTGTGCTCGCCCGCTACCGCGACGATCCCCGGGCACAAGAACTGTTCCAAGCGCTACGGAAAGACATCGCCTTCCGCAGCGCTTGGGACGGCACTCCGATGCAAGTCCGCTACAACTGGCCCCGCACAACACCGATGCGTCTGCGCGTACCCGGCATCAGACAACCGCTCGCAGTCAACCTCGAAATCAACGAGTACGGAGCATGTTCCACGGTCCTGATCGTCCACGGCCTCTACAGCACAGCCGCGATCGCCTGCTGA
- a CDS encoding MmyB family transcriptional regulator has product MNRRTNPTNHPRRGQGRTEPELPDLGRWLRRVREHRELSRPEAAGLLKISYELLRKIEYGTAPCTVAGLEQMITTYNMNPAQARHSRDLVRVPVSLDSVEELRTRPSAADHLETLSNLDERGLVGAYIDPLWSLVHANKRFRFELPGIGYYDDNVSLWFFHPGTTAHTAESLVVDWDIAAAYLVASLRAAFGVYRQTPHAQALFEKLCGSVVFTELWNTRLGVAYGYQTEEPLRLREPDTGELYCVRIHLGAKGYTHLGTNDTPDLRFCMGYRDPCDPPIQL; this is encoded by the coding sequence ATGAACCGGAGGACCAACCCAACCAACCATCCGCGGCGAGGCCAGGGACGCACCGAACCCGAGCTACCTGACCTGGGCCGATGGTTACGCAGGGTCCGCGAGCACCGCGAACTCTCCCGGCCCGAGGCCGCCGGCCTGCTCAAGATCAGCTACGAGCTGCTCAGGAAGATCGAGTACGGCACCGCCCCGTGCACCGTGGCGGGGCTCGAGCAGATGATCACCACCTACAACATGAATCCGGCGCAAGCCCGCCACAGCCGCGACCTCGTCCGGGTCCCTGTGTCGCTGGACTCGGTCGAGGAACTGCGAACCCGTCCCAGCGCCGCCGACCACCTCGAGACGCTGAGCAACCTCGACGAGCGCGGCCTCGTCGGTGCCTACATCGACCCCTTGTGGTCGTTGGTCCACGCCAACAAACGCTTTCGCTTCGAGCTGCCCGGTATCGGCTACTACGACGACAACGTCAGCTTGTGGTTCTTTCATCCCGGCACGACCGCACACACCGCCGAATCCCTTGTCGTGGACTGGGATATCGCCGCCGCCTACCTGGTCGCGTCCCTGCGTGCCGCGTTCGGCGTCTACCGCCAGACCCCACATGCGCAGGCCCTGTTCGAGAAGCTGTGTGGTTCAGTCGTTTTCACCGAGTTGTGGAACACCAGGCTCGGGGTCGCCTACGGCTACCAGACCGAGGAACCCCTCCGACTCCGCGAACCCGACACCGGAGAGTTGTACTGCGTCCGGATCCACCTCGGCGCCAAGGGCTATACACACCTCGGCACCAACGACACCCCGGATCTCCGATTTTGCATGGGCTACCGCGACCCCTGCGACCCACCGATCCAACTCTGA
- a CDS encoding cutinase family protein — translation MTASRVLTAAVLATLAGSLCSPGTGVAQPSPAGRSCPALWVLGVQGTSESSPGASETADSGMLGQLLGPVQAAAPNLVAHTYIGYPASFGGAVGTGGGTDPYVVSAGAGLAGLTDTAGQIAAECPGTALAAVGYSQGAQVVSSFAQAVGAGEGPVDPGRVAGIALFSDPQRAPGSPVIPGRPGQLTPDPAPGTSGAAVSQVAITTAPASGSGIATTSGVDFGALTGRVADICVEGDLSCSAPDRAALLRMSAQLAAQADLRDPIAALGSMQALLASTLGDAWTTVVLNDFQIGPASVDYVPAVSLAQRLTDAADSRTPAPGPADNAAASAKWAQVTAVVAANPFTQLPNLAARLSEAWGQLVADNADLLDPAVLLRYADTSSRHTSYHSTGQLASSVAWLTALAYDLAGSYQ, via the coding sequence ATGACCGCCAGCCGGGTCCTCACCGCGGCCGTTCTGGCCACCCTCGCCGGGAGCCTCTGTTCGCCGGGAACCGGTGTCGCGCAACCGTCTCCGGCGGGGCGGAGCTGCCCGGCGCTGTGGGTGCTCGGGGTGCAGGGCACCAGCGAGTCCTCGCCGGGTGCCTCCGAGACCGCCGACAGCGGAATGCTGGGGCAGCTGCTCGGCCCGGTGCAGGCCGCCGCACCGAATCTGGTGGCACACACCTACATTGGCTATCCAGCCTCATTCGGCGGTGCGGTCGGCACCGGCGGTGGCACCGACCCGTACGTAGTGTCGGCGGGCGCGGGATTGGCCGGGCTCACCGACACGGCCGGGCAGATCGCCGCCGAATGCCCCGGCACCGCTCTCGCTGCTGTCGGGTATTCCCAAGGCGCGCAGGTGGTGTCGTCTTTTGCCCAGGCTGTCGGGGCTGGGGAAGGTCCCGTCGATCCTGGACGGGTCGCGGGGATCGCGCTGTTCTCCGATCCGCAACGCGCACCGGGCTCGCCGGTGATCCCCGGCCGCCCCGGACAGTTGACCCCGGACCCGGCTCCGGGCACGAGCGGGGCGGCGGTGTCGCAGGTCGCGATCACCACAGCACCCGCTTCCGGTAGCGGGATCGCCACCACCTCGGGTGTGGACTTCGGCGCGTTGACCGGGCGGGTTGCCGACATCTGTGTCGAGGGTGACCTCAGTTGCTCGGCACCCGATCGCGCCGCGTTGCTGCGAATGTCGGCCCAGCTCGCCGCCCAGGCCGACTTGCGGGACCCGATCGCCGCGCTCGGCTCGATGCAGGCGCTGCTGGCCTCCACACTCGGTGATGCATGGACGACCGTGGTGCTCAACGACTTCCAGATCGGCCCCGCTTCAGTTGACTATGTGCCCGCGGTGAGTCTGGCCCAGCGCCTCACCGACGCCGCAGACTCGCGCACGCCCGCTCCGGGCCCTGCGGACAACGCCGCCGCGTCAGCGAAGTGGGCGCAGGTCACCGCCGTGGTGGCCGCTAACCCGTTCACCCAGTTGCCCAACCTCGCCGCGCGCTTGTCGGAGGCGTGGGGCCAGTTGGTCGCCGACAACGCCGATCTGCTCGATCCGGCGGTGCTGCTGCGCTACGCCGATACCTCTTCCCGCCACACCAGCTATCACTCGACCGGGCAACTTGCCAGCTCGGTCGCGTGGCTGACCGCCCTCGCCTACGACCTCGCCGGGAGCTACCAGTGA
- the ltrA gene encoding group II intron reverse transcriptase/maturase, whose amino-acid sequence MNSSESWPDFDEAWSRVRRMQAKLYLWATRNPGREFDDLHNLVCDPAFLVHAWERVHGNKGGRTAGIDGVVPRSIPKESTVLLSTLRVELRERTFRPQPVREKLIPKPGYPLKKRRLGIPTTADRVVQAALKLVLEPIFEAGFQPSSYGFRPRRRAQDAIAEIHLFGSRGYRWVLEADIEACFDRIDHTALMERVRHRIGDKRVLALVKAFLKAGVLTEEGLNRDSQTGTPQGGILSPLLANIALSVLDDHYQDKWDVASGSGLLADPGSRRKYLHSKGEATYRCVRYADDFVILVHGGQHHAEQARIEVAEVLRPMGLTLSPEKTRVLHIDEGFDFLGWRIQRRAKRGTNRKKMIVYTYPSKKSLASIVAKVRRITSRAMTYKSLEKVLKYLNLVVRGWCMYFRHGVSSDTFSYLGHYMWREVAHWMSMKHRRVRWRDLRRRYSDPRYPAWLPAENGTVLYNPAEIVIERYRWRGYAIPTPWSALAEQLDTLSRA is encoded by the coding sequence GTGAATTCGAGTGAATCGTGGCCGGACTTCGATGAAGCCTGGTCGCGAGTACGGCGGATGCAGGCCAAGCTGTACTTGTGGGCGACCCGGAATCCGGGTCGAGAGTTCGATGATCTGCATAATCTGGTGTGTGATCCGGCGTTTCTGGTACATGCCTGGGAACGGGTTCACGGTAACAAGGGCGGTCGGACCGCCGGGATCGACGGGGTAGTACCTCGGTCGATCCCGAAAGAGTCGACTGTGCTGTTATCGACATTGCGGGTCGAGCTGCGGGAGAGAACGTTTCGCCCGCAGCCGGTGCGTGAGAAGTTGATTCCGAAACCGGGCTACCCATTGAAGAAGCGCCGGTTGGGGATACCGACGACAGCGGACCGTGTCGTTCAGGCCGCGCTGAAGTTGGTGCTCGAGCCGATCTTCGAGGCCGGATTCCAGCCCAGCTCGTATGGGTTCCGTCCTCGTCGTCGTGCTCAGGACGCGATCGCCGAGATCCATCTGTTCGGCTCCCGGGGTTATCGCTGGGTGCTCGAAGCTGATATCGAGGCGTGTTTCGACCGGATCGACCACACCGCTCTGATGGAGCGGGTGCGACACCGGATCGGGGACAAACGGGTCTTAGCCCTGGTGAAAGCCTTCCTGAAAGCCGGTGTCCTCACCGAGGAAGGACTGAACCGGGACTCCCAAACAGGAACTCCCCAGGGCGGGATTCTTTCGCCATTGCTGGCGAATATCGCCCTGTCGGTACTGGATGACCACTATCAAGACAAGTGGGATGTCGCGAGTGGTAGCGGATTGCTTGCCGATCCTGGCTCGCGACGAAAGTATCTACATTCCAAGGGAGAAGCGACCTATCGATGCGTTCGCTACGCGGACGATTTCGTGATCCTGGTCCATGGCGGGCAACATCACGCCGAACAGGCCAGGATCGAGGTCGCTGAGGTTCTGCGGCCGATGGGGTTGACCCTGTCGCCGGAGAAGACTCGTGTATTGCACATCGATGAAGGGTTCGACTTCCTCGGTTGGCGTATCCAGCGCCGGGCCAAGCGAGGTACGAATCGGAAGAAGATGATCGTCTATACCTATCCGTCGAAGAAGTCTCTGGCTTCGATCGTCGCGAAGGTCAGGCGCATCACCAGCAGAGCAATGACCTATAAGTCGCTGGAAAAGGTGCTCAAATACCTGAACCTGGTGGTTCGGGGATGGTGTATGTATTTCCGGCACGGTGTTTCCTCTGACACATTCAGCTACCTCGGTCACTACATGTGGCGCGAAGTTGCGCACTGGATGAGCATGAAACACCGTCGTGTTCGCTGGCGAGACCTCCGACGCCGATACTCCGATCCGAGGTATCCGGCCTGGCTGCCAGCAGAGAACGGGACCGTGCTCTATAACCCCGCGGAAATAGTCATCGAACGATACCGGTGGCGGGGTTACGCGATCCCGACACCATGGAGCGCTTTGGCCGAACAACTCGACACACTCTCACGAGCATGA